In Candidatus Gastranaerophilales bacterium, a genomic segment contains:
- a CDS encoding tetratricopeptide repeat protein has product MENLQIENLEKLLEQKPDDLDIKRQLAFAYLDDGFLAKALEKFQELVEVLPREGELYFNIGIIYEKMKDNANAEIAYKKAMELSPDDADFIYNLAFLYDQTGKHDLAVDLYKRVLILDERDGNSHFNLACLYVKKNNSKSAINHFLKAIECNSEDAYAHFYLAYEYKKSGEKQKAKEHYNKVVKINPEYGWAYYNLACMCLEENNPEQALECIEKTLKTNPRDIEAYKTLASIYISMGEITAGIMRIEEALEQNPDFYDLYCILAAMYLKNKDRQKAILHYKTALSNTDCLTIPAETIKKELNRLTK; this is encoded by the coding sequence ATGGAAAATCTTCAAATAGAAAATTTAGAAAAACTGTTGGAACAAAAACCTGATGATTTGGATATAAAAAGACAGCTTGCTTTTGCCTATTTAGACGACGGGTTTTTGGCAAAAGCGCTTGAAAAATTTCAGGAACTTGTTGAAGTTCTTCCAAGAGAAGGTGAGCTTTATTTTAACATAGGTATTATTTATGAAAAAATGAAAGACAACGCTAACGCTGAAATCGCATACAAAAAAGCAATGGAACTCTCACCTGATGATGCTGATTTTATTTATAATTTAGCATTTTTATACGACCAAACAGGAAAACATGATTTAGCCGTCGATTTGTACAAAAGAGTGCTTATCCTTGATGAAAGGGACGGCAATTCTCATTTCAATCTTGCATGTTTATACGTTAAAAAAAATAATTCAAAATCTGCAATAAACCACTTTTTAAAGGCTATAGAATGCAATAGCGAAGATGCTTATGCGCATTTTTACCTTGCCTATGAGTACAAAAAATCAGGCGAAAAGCAAAAAGCAAAAGAGCATTACAATAAAGTAGTCAAAATCAACCCCGAATACGGCTGGGCATATTACAATCTTGCCTGCATGTGCCTTGAAGAAAATAATCCCGAACAGGCGCTTGAATGTATAGAAAAAACGCTCAAAACCAACCCCCGTGATATTGAGGCTTATAAGACTTTAGCAAGTATTTATATTTCTATGGGTGAAATAACGGCAGGAATAATGCGCATAGAAGAAGCGCTTGAACAAAATCCCGATTTTTATGATTTATATTGTATTTTAGCTGCAATGTATCTTAAGAACAAAGATAGGCAAAAAGCCATTCTTCACTACAAAACAGCGCTCAGCAATACAGACTGTCTAACAATTCCCGCAGAAACAATAAAAAAAGAATTAAACCGTTTAACAAAATAA
- a CDS encoding tetratricopeptide repeat protein: MQGQIFSAPINAANNAALRNNKGIMYMEMGYYNAAVNEFKIAIALNPNSLASATYYNNLGNLYFKVQDYRNARDCYKQAIRLNPVFLTYYRNLIKLYDKQGTLKQELQTQLAKIQADNKNSDAILYAGLSYAQLGNKKEAVNYLKKYTELEKEQLLSNSVNLYIKELE, translated from the coding sequence ATGCAGGGGCAAATTTTTTCAGCACCGATAAATGCCGCCAACAATGCCGCGCTCAGAAATAACAAAGGCATTATGTATATGGAAATGGGATATTATAACGCAGCGGTTAATGAATTTAAAATAGCTATTGCGCTTAACCCTAACTCTCTTGCAAGTGCTACTTATTACAATAATTTAGGGAATTTGTATTTCAAAGTGCAAGATTACAGAAATGCCCGGGATTGCTATAAACAGGCAATAAGGCTTAATCCCGTCTTTTTGACATATTATAGAAACCTGATAAAACTTTATGATAAACAAGGCACCCTCAAGCAAGAGTTACAAACCCAGCTTGCAAAAATACAAGCTGATAATAAAAACTCCGATGCAATTTTGTACGCGGGTTTGAGCTATGCCCAACTTGGCAATAAAAAAGAAGCGGTAAATTATCTGAAAAAATACACCGAACTTGAGAAGGAACAGTTGTTATCTAACTCGGTTAATCTTTATATAAAAGAGCTGGAATAA
- the metF gene encoding methylenetetrahydrofolate reductase [NAD(P)H] has translation MKLSQIYSQNPDTPVISYEIFPPKGEDDEYEKKLAELFFELKILKKFSPSFISVTYGAGGSTQEKTFDLVLKIKNELNITPMPHFTCVNANRQSVCDYIKKVENNGINNILALRGDPPLGSKAFVSKKNGFDYANELVKFIRSQTNLSIAAAGYPEKHPQAETFAQDISNLKRKVDEGVDVVITQLFFDNDDFFQFCQKAQEAGINVPIIPGIMPVTKVSQMEKITSMCGAKVPQDLYKKLLAHQEDFDYVRKLGIEFCISQVNNLINYGVKGLHFYTLNKAFAVKEILENVSCNTNQLS, from the coding sequence ATGAAGCTTTCGCAAATATATTCGCAAAATCCCGATACCCCCGTTATTTCATACGAAATTTTTCCGCCTAAAGGCGAAGACGATGAGTATGAGAAGAAACTTGCCGAATTATTTTTTGAACTTAAGATTTTAAAAAAATTTTCACCGTCTTTTATATCGGTTACTTACGGTGCAGGTGGCTCTACACAGGAAAAAACTTTTGATTTGGTTTTAAAAATCAAAAATGAGCTTAATATAACGCCAATGCCGCACTTCACATGCGTAAACGCCAACAGGCAGTCTGTATGCGATTATATTAAAAAAGTGGAAAACAACGGCATAAACAATATTTTAGCGCTAAGGGGCGACCCGCCTTTAGGCAGCAAAGCTTTTGTGAGCAAAAAAAACGGGTTTGATTATGCCAATGAACTTGTAAAATTTATCCGCTCGCAGACCAACTTGTCCATAGCTGCAGCGGGGTATCCGGAAAAACATCCGCAAGCGGAAACTTTTGCCCAGGATATATCCAATCTTAAACGCAAAGTTGATGAAGGTGTGGACGTGGTTATAACACAGCTGTTTTTTGATAATGATGACTTTTTTCAATTTTGCCAAAAAGCGCAGGAAGCCGGGATTAATGTTCCTATCATTCCGGGGATTATGCCTGTTACCAAAGTTTCGCAGATGGAAAAAATTACTTCCATGTGCGGAGCAAAAGTGCCTCAGGATTTATACAAAAAACTTTTAGCGCATCAGGAAGATTTTGATTATGTGAGAAAACTAGGCATAGAATTTTGTATTTCTCAAGTTAATAACCTTATAAATTACGGGGTTAAAGGACTGCATTTTTACACATTAAATAAAGCTTTTGCGGTTAAAGAAATTTTAGAGAATGTATCATGCAATACCAATCAATTATCTTAA
- a CDS encoding alpha-amylase family glycosyl hydrolase, protein MFVSQVGHVSSPKALNKQTVAFKGHNLVSNNEGEKVYHFYLPKVNFDKASLVYKTCYLDDNGNIDESIDLPEISNDIPKDKGSYSLDIDSLDLTDNQVLVYRFVIDGKDYNDTAPYIHFNNVKYNITEHHSKSVITKPQTMYHLMPAYFKPAINGNGATQDKKRAINILDDEHSADDRDLVTTHFTRFDGKLGNITENLDYLKEMGFHKILSTPFFGQDNLSAHKYWTTNPFQITSEFGTMEDYQKLQQALLARSMGILADGAFVNEGLEGMHFRDVLLHGEKSPFFYWFDIDATFPQNPIQLGVLPVSEKAYQNYDIRIVNSPYIWDVTRDGQKGVDFGKKNEKYTSSKPTYIQIYDKRLVTQEQLNSPDLIKKYAVKSLNDKEEINSWMDSVQLYSFPVKPDRIQAKVKSAKQDSSIPVKEYLRDWDYFRLATADKSSGIRLWNGNKDTLKLRLTLPESKLQKIYDEANTVEEAERKIEAIRKANQEVRNYITSIGAYWTKKTADILLEHIALALPGTVSSKVYKNKIDSLAGTYLPEAARNISEQEISKIVDGECVPVELSPVPETIEETLKSSPLEAIEVNDDITSIFASSNFKQLADRHLYSKSKSMEFTAYRIFQMMDDANINAGLYLQDRDLGPVNLKLVRLIADELVRFLTIKALDPNFPAEKIFSYDEESMKMLKKITLGSIGVNGVTQNEKAAQLVSIMKKNINRLSTQDSNFLVNHFAYRLAHINSNKLKVAEYILDKTESGLGWRIDAAKDVAEMDAMLEEEAGTRETWEEAIKIWKDFNDEVSLYNPHAYRIGEVTDSDIAAHNVNERFANQGDLENKFISQTGFTTQTNYSFLFSGLQAYLSGHSELGSAKHDKTAASIIVEKLLKGWDTTPGFLYSGSKNNVAYSHVGVDNHDKPRIADGFSINTKLGYDHSIDEEVLKELEEAFLSHSRYYKRYIAQMKEQPANQDRINQLKEGLFQEIEPLALAKEAAMLESLNAAIQSKNNKNELLEAFTKALDTLASKNNRSGHKFGARPFDFIYDEASKLVPGGLETEFKSLKPAVHQAYTQNAAQRGTELMRLMVALPGTPTVFAGDELLETGGEDKSKNNHLQNRGRAAWERLDNNQYKHVQNYKNTISKILNLRNQKDLSCLVNGDTVVLKEQSADNIIGLYRYNSENDAIILMHNKGFDNSRRKSKAASAQIGKIDLQEAASVLHEFGGREYTQGLPGKLENGSEFVDVSTFDKDGNALYKKYCINAAGALVGVDADGNHTDITLDNAVTILKRVK, encoded by the coding sequence ATGTTTGTATCCCAAGTGGGTCATGTCTCTTCCCCCAAAGCTTTGAATAAGCAAACAGTTGCATTTAAAGGTCATAATCTTGTCAGTAATAATGAAGGTGAAAAGGTTTATCATTTTTATTTACCGAAAGTAAATTTTGATAAAGCTTCATTAGTGTATAAAACATGTTATCTGGATGATAACGGCAATATTGATGAAAGCATAGACCTGCCCGAAATTTCAAATGATATTCCTAAGGATAAAGGGTCTTATTCTCTTGATATTGATAGTTTAGATTTAACTGATAATCAGGTTTTGGTTTACAGATTTGTAATAGACGGCAAAGATTACAATGATACGGCGCCTTATATCCATTTTAACAATGTAAAATATAACATTACCGAACACCATTCTAAGAGTGTTATAACAAAACCTCAAACAATGTATCATCTTATGCCGGCTTATTTTAAGCCCGCAATAAATGGCAACGGCGCAACTCAGGACAAAAAAAGAGCGATTAATATTTTGGACGATGAACATTCCGCAGATGACAGGGATCTTGTTACTACTCATTTTACAAGATTTGACGGTAAATTAGGTAATATTACGGAAAACCTTGATTATTTAAAAGAAATGGGCTTTCATAAAATATTATCTACTCCGTTTTTCGGGCAGGATAATTTGTCCGCACACAAATATTGGACAACTAATCCTTTTCAAATAACGTCTGAATTCGGTACTATGGAAGATTACCAAAAATTACAGCAAGCATTGTTGGCAAGAAGTATGGGGATTTTAGCCGACGGTGCGTTTGTTAATGAAGGGCTGGAGGGCATGCACTTCAGAGATGTTTTATTACATGGAGAAAAATCACCGTTTTTCTACTGGTTTGATATAGATGCTACATTCCCTCAAAATCCTATTCAGTTAGGCGTATTACCCGTTAGTGAAAAAGCTTATCAAAATTATGATATAAGGATAGTAAACTCTCCTTATATTTGGGATGTTACACGTGACGGTCAAAAAGGCGTTGATTTTGGTAAAAAGAATGAAAAATATACAAGCAGCAAACCCACATATATTCAAATTTATGACAAACGTTTAGTAACGCAAGAGCAATTAAATTCTCCTGATTTAATAAAAAAATATGCTGTCAAAAGCTTAAATGACAAAGAAGAAATTAATTCCTGGATGGATTCCGTTCAGCTTTATTCCTTCCCTGTAAAGCCTGATAGAATTCAAGCTAAAGTCAAATCCGCAAAGCAGGATTCCTCCATTCCCGTAAAAGAATATCTGAGAGATTGGGATTATTTCAGACTGGCAACAGCTGATAAATCTTCAGGTATCAGATTGTGGAACGGAAATAAAGATACTTTAAAATTAAGACTGACTTTGCCTGAATCAAAGCTTCAAAAAATTTATGATGAAGCTAATACTGTTGAAGAAGCCGAAAGAAAAATTGAAGCAATACGAAAAGCCAATCAGGAAGTCAGAAATTATATAACTTCCATAGGCGCCTATTGGACTAAAAAAACAGCGGATATTTTGCTGGAGCATATAGCTTTAGCACTGCCCGGAACGGTAAGCTCTAAAGTATACAAAAACAAGATAGATAGCTTGGCAGGTACCTATTTGCCTGAAGCAGCCAGGAATATTTCCGAACAGGAAATTTCAAAGATTGTTGACGGTGAATGTGTTCCGGTTGAACTGTCTCCCGTACCTGAAACTATAGAAGAAACATTAAAAAGTTCTCCTTTGGAGGCGATTGAAGTAAATGACGATATTACCTCTATTTTCGCTTCCTCTAATTTTAAGCAGCTTGCAGACAGACATCTGTATAGCAAATCAAAAAGCATGGAATTTACGGCTTATCGTATATTTCAAATGATGGATGACGCTAATATTAATGCCGGACTTTATCTTCAGGATAGGGATTTAGGACCCGTAAATCTTAAACTGGTCAGGCTGATTGCTGATGAATTGGTAAGATTTTTAACAATAAAAGCTTTAGACCCTAATTTCCCCGCTGAAAAGATTTTCTCTTATGATGAAGAATCTATGAAAATGCTGAAGAAGATTACACTGGGTTCAATCGGGGTTAACGGCGTAACCCAAAACGAAAAAGCCGCACAGTTGGTAAGTATTATGAAGAAAAATATTAACAGATTATCAACTCAGGATTCTAATTTTTTGGTTAATCATTTTGCATACAGGCTTGCGCATATTAATTCCAATAAATTAAAAGTAGCGGAATATATTCTTGATAAAACAGAATCAGGACTGGGCTGGAGAATTGACGCTGCAAAAGATGTGGCTGAAATGGACGCTATGCTTGAAGAAGAAGCAGGCACAAGAGAAACCTGGGAAGAAGCCATAAAAATATGGAAAGACTTTAATGATGAAGTAAGTTTATACAACCCTCATGCCTACAGAATAGGCGAGGTTACAGATTCTGATATTGCCGCTCATAATGTTAATGAAAGATTTGCAAATCAAGGTGATTTGGAAAATAAATTTATTTCTCAAACCGGTTTTACGACTCAAACAAACTATAGTTTCTTATTTTCAGGCTTGCAAGCTTATTTGTCCGGTCACTCAGAATTGGGTTCAGCCAAACATGACAAAACCGCTGCCAGTATTATAGTAGAGAAATTGCTAAAAGGCTGGGATACTACACCGGGATTTTTGTACAGCGGGTCTAAAAACAACGTGGCTTATTCACACGTAGGGGTAGATAACCATGACAAACCAAGAATAGCAGACGGATTTAGCATAAATACAAAATTGGGCTATGACCATAGTATAGATGAAGAGGTATTGAAAGAGCTTGAAGAGGCATTTTTGTCGCACTCTCGTTATTACAAACGTTATATTGCGCAGATGAAAGAACAACCTGCTAATCAAGATAGAATAAATCAATTGAAAGAAGGACTTTTCCAAGAAATTGAGCCGCTTGCTTTGGCTAAAGAAGCAGCTATGCTTGAAAGCTTGAATGCTGCAATTCAATCAAAAAACAATAAAAACGAGCTATTGGAAGCTTTCACAAAGGCGCTGGACACATTAGCATCTAAAAATAACAGAAGCGGACACAAATTCGGCGCAAGACCGTTCGACTTCATCTATGACGAAGCATCCAAATTAGTTCCCGGCGGACTCGAAACTGAGTTTAAAAGTTTAAAACCCGCTGTCCATCAAGCGTATACCCAAAACGCAGCCCAAAGAGGTACTGAACTAATGAGATTAATGGTTGCGCTGCCCGGTACTCCTACAGTTTTTGCAGGTGATGAACTGCTTGAAACAGGCGGTGAAGATAAATCGAAAAATAATCATCTTCAAAACAGAGGCAGAGCTGCCTGGGAACGCTTAGATAATAACCAATATAAGCATGTTCAGAATTACAAAAATACAATCTCCAAAATATTAAACTTAAGAAATCAAAAAGATTTGTCCTGTTTAGTAAACGGCGATACTGTCGTGCTTAAAGAACAATCAGCGGACAATATAATAGGTCTGTACAGATATAACAGCGAAAATGACGCTATTATTCTTATGCATAACAAAGGGTTTGATAATTCCAGACGTAAATCTAAAGCAGCATCTGCGCAAATTGGGAAAATAGATTTACAAGAAGCCGCTTCCGTCCTGCATGAATTTGGCGGCAGAGAATATACGCAAGGATTACCCGGTAAACTTGAAAATGGTTCGGAATTTGTTGATGTATCAACTTTTGATAAAGACGGCAACGCACTTTATAAAAAATATTGTATTAACGCTGCAGGAGCGCTTGTCGGGGTTGATGCAGACGGAAATCATACTGATATAACGCTTGACAATGCTGTTACGATTTTAAAAAGAGTTAAATAA
- a CDS encoding cob(I)yrinic acid a,c-diamide adenosyltransferase, which produces MLDHGYIQIYTGDGKGKTTASLGLALRALGHGWKVLIIQFTKGQQDDNYYGEIASSKLIPNLKVIQFGMDRVVYSHNICIDDYKEARTGWQYAKEAINSGEYQLVIMDELNICIDMGLIKVSEVKETLLKRPENIEIVITGRRAHPEIVAMAHLVTEMKPIKHYFDMGVMARQGIEY; this is translated from the coding sequence GTGTTAGATCACGGTTATATTCAAATTTATACTGGGGACGGTAAAGGAAAAACTACGGCATCATTGGGATTGGCGCTGCGTGCATTGGGGCATGGCTGGAAGGTACTTATTATTCAATTTACCAAAGGACAGCAGGATGACAACTATTACGGTGAAATAGCTTCATCTAAATTAATTCCTAACTTGAAAGTTATTCAATTTGGAATGGACAGAGTGGTTTATTCGCACAATATTTGTATAGATGATTACAAAGAAGCAAGAACAGGCTGGCAATACGCTAAAGAAGCTATTAACAGCGGTGAATATCAATTGGTGATAATGGATGAGTTGAATATATGCATTGATATGGGACTTATCAAGGTTTCAGAAGTTAAGGAAACGCTCCTTAAAAGACCTGAAAATATTGAGATAGTTATTACAGGAAGAAGAGCCCATCCCGAAATAGTTGCTATGGCACATTTGGTTACGGAAATGAAACCTATCAAACATTACTTTGATATGGGTGTTATGGCACGTCAGGGGATTGAATATTGA